In Chitinophaga sp. HK235, a single window of DNA contains:
- a CDS encoding riboflavin synthase translates to MFTGIIETLGEVISTRKEGSNLVITLQSSIAGELKVDQSVSHNGVCLTVTNVQGNTYETVAVAETLQKTNLSLLVPGHKVNLERAMVFNGRIDGHLVQGHVDGTGTCISRDEQNGSWLYRFTYPSEFAGLIVEKGSICMNGISLTCFDITDKEFSVAIIPYTFSFTNVQFMRPGHLINLEFDILGKYVARQMSVR, encoded by the coding sequence ATGTTCACAGGAATCATAGAAACACTAGGAGAAGTAATATCCACACGCAAAGAAGGCAGCAACCTGGTCATCACCCTGCAATCATCTATCGCCGGTGAATTAAAAGTAGACCAGAGCGTTTCCCATAACGGTGTATGCCTTACCGTTACCAACGTACAGGGCAACACCTACGAAACCGTAGCCGTAGCCGAAACACTGCAGAAAACCAATCTCTCCCTGCTCGTACCCGGCCATAAGGTAAACCTGGAAAGAGCCATGGTATTCAACGGACGCATCGACGGACACCTGGTACAGGGACACGTAGACGGTACCGGAACCTGCATTTCCCGCGACGAACAAAACGGCAGCTGGCTGTACCGCTTTACCTATCCGTCCGAATTTGCCGGACTGATTGTGGAAAAAGGCAGTATCTGCATGAACGGTATCAGCCTCACTTGCTTTGATATCACCGACAAGGAGTTCTCCGTGGCCATCATACCATATACTTTCTCCTTTACCAATGTTCAGTTCATGCGCCCAGGACATCTTATCAACCTGGAGTTTGATATACTCGGCAAGTACGTTGCCAGACAAATGTCCGTACGATAA
- a CDS encoding ABC transporter ATP-binding protein, producing the protein MQKSVIHLEDIRKSYFLGKNELPVLKGVSLDIFKNEYVALMGPSGSGKSTLMNILGCLDTPTSGRYILSGHDVSKMEDNDLASVRGKEIGFVFQQFNLMPRLTALENVAVPLIYAGIGKKEREEKARLMLEKVKLGDRYKHKPNELSGGQCQRVAIARALVNDPALILADEPTGNLDTKTSIEIMEIFGHIHASGNTVVLVTHEEDIAEHARRVIRLRDGIIESDRINGKKEAHSGTITTP; encoded by the coding sequence ATGCAAAAGTCCGTTATCCACCTGGAAGACATCAGAAAAAGTTATTTTCTCGGCAAAAATGAATTGCCGGTACTCAAGGGGGTATCCCTGGACATCTTTAAAAATGAGTATGTGGCCCTTATGGGACCTTCCGGCTCCGGCAAGTCCACACTCATGAACATCCTCGGATGCCTGGACACCCCTACCAGTGGCCGTTATATCCTGAGTGGCCACGATGTAAGCAAAATGGAGGATAATGATCTGGCCTCCGTTCGCGGAAAGGAAATAGGCTTTGTTTTCCAGCAGTTTAACCTCATGCCCCGCCTCACAGCCCTTGAAAATGTGGCCGTTCCGCTGATATATGCCGGCATCGGTAAAAAAGAAAGGGAAGAAAAGGCCCGCCTGATGCTCGAAAAGGTAAAACTCGGCGACCGTTACAAACACAAACCCAACGAACTCTCCGGTGGACAGTGCCAGCGTGTGGCCATCGCCCGTGCCCTGGTAAATGACCCCGCCCTCATCCTCGCCGACGAACCTACCGGTAACCTCGATACCAAAACATCCATCGAGATCATGGAAATATTCGGCCACATCCACGCTTCCGGCAACACGGTTGTACTCGTTACCCACGAAGAAGATATCGCCGAGCACGCCAGAAGAGTTATCCGGCTGAGAGACGGTATTATCGAATCCGACAGGATCAACGGGAAAAAAGAGGCCCACTCCGGGACGATAACGACCCCGTAA
- the trpS gene encoding tryptophan--tRNA ligase yields MATEKEIVVSGIRPTGYLHLGNYFGAIRNYIRMQEEFNCYFFVADWHSLTTHPNPKDLQTNVMRVLAENIASGLDPEKVTLYVQSDIPEIAELYLLMNTLAYMGELEKVPTFKDKVRQQPDNVNAGLLTYPVLMSVDILIQRAVKVPVGKDQGQHLEMARNFAQRFNSRYGELFPEPEAFNYGDNLVRILSLDGKGGKMSKSENEMSTIYLSDEDDKIRQKLKKAQTASGGVPGEPMPESVQNLIEIMKLVSAPDTVQFYIDAYNAGTIRYGDMKTQLGEDMVKFIAPIRERAKSLQQDTTYLRKIMKEGAEKARANAAQTLQQARKLIGLNYY; encoded by the coding sequence ATGGCTACAGAAAAAGAAATTGTGGTGAGTGGCATTCGCCCCACCGGTTATTTGCATTTAGGCAACTATTTTGGCGCTATCCGTAATTATATCCGGATGCAGGAAGAATTTAACTGCTACTTTTTTGTGGCAGACTGGCATTCCCTGACTACCCACCCGAATCCGAAAGACCTGCAAACCAATGTAATGCGGGTACTGGCGGAAAATATCGCTTCGGGCCTCGATCCGGAGAAAGTGACCCTGTACGTACAAAGCGACATCCCGGAAATAGCAGAACTGTACCTGCTGATGAATACGCTGGCCTATATGGGAGAACTGGAGAAAGTCCCTACCTTCAAAGACAAGGTAAGACAGCAACCCGACAACGTGAACGCCGGCCTGCTGACCTACCCTGTGCTGATGAGCGTGGACATCCTGATCCAGCGTGCCGTAAAAGTACCGGTAGGCAAAGACCAGGGCCAGCACCTGGAAATGGCCCGGAACTTCGCCCAGCGCTTCAACAGCCGCTATGGAGAACTGTTTCCTGAACCGGAAGCTTTCAACTACGGGGATAACCTGGTACGTATCCTGAGCCTCGATGGCAAAGGCGGCAAAATGAGCAAGAGCGAAAACGAAATGTCCACCATCTATCTCTCTGATGAAGATGATAAGATCCGCCAAAAGCTAAAAAAAGCACAAACGGCCAGCGGTGGTGTTCCTGGTGAACCGATGCCTGAATCCGTACAGAACCTGATCGAAATCATGAAACTGGTGTCTGCTCCTGATACTGTTCAGTTTTACATAGATGCCTATAACGCGGGAACTATCCGTTACGGCGATATGAAAACACAGCTGGGTGAGGACATGGTGAAATTTATTGCGCCCATCCGCGAAAGAGCAAAATCCCTGCAGCAAGACACTACCTATCTGCGTAAAATCATGAAGGAAGGTGCTGAAAAAGCAAGGGCAAATGCGGCACAAACTTTGCAACAGGCCAGAAAACTTATCGGTTTAAACTATTATTGA
- a CDS encoding DUF58 domain-containing protein, translating into MSSSVRNNLYQQLFFTNRLYLGLGVNILLFIIAFFVPGLLNIAILALGILLALLLLDMILLVMRPVSILEARRVASARFSNGDENEVLITCTNRYPFPVLVTVVDELPFQFQDRNFSLQAKITAGAEHVFRYVVRPVERGEYKFGYTNVFMQSALGIVNRRLIFDTEQTVNVYPSFQQLRHHSLYSYMNRLNETGEHKRRVIGHSMEFDHIKPYTKGDDVRMLNWKATARSGNLMVNNYVEEKSQQVYCVIDKGRTMKMPFEGMTLLDYAINASLVFSNVALNKGDKAGLVAFTEQAVEVLPASNKKVQLNKILESLYAQETKWQESDYEALSVQLRSHLSQRSLLILFTNFESMSSLHRQLPFLRRLAKYHLVLVVFFENTELKKVTEQEAQDVEGIYKQTIAQKFAYDKKLIVKELAKYGIMSLLSTPEQLTLNVVNKYLELKARTLI; encoded by the coding sequence ATGTCTTCATCTGTCAGAAATAATTTATACCAGCAGCTGTTTTTCACCAACCGCCTCTATCTTGGGTTAGGTGTCAACATACTGTTGTTTATCATCGCCTTTTTTGTGCCGGGACTGCTCAATATTGCTATACTGGCTTTGGGTATTCTGCTGGCTTTATTACTGCTCGACATGATACTGCTGGTGATGAGACCAGTGAGCATCCTGGAAGCCAGACGCGTGGCCAGTGCCCGTTTCAGCAATGGAGATGAAAATGAGGTACTGATCACCTGTACCAATCGTTATCCTTTCCCGGTATTGGTAACTGTCGTAGACGAACTGCCTTTCCAGTTTCAGGACCGGAATTTTTCGCTGCAGGCAAAGATTACAGCGGGAGCAGAACATGTTTTCCGGTATGTAGTAAGGCCCGTTGAAAGAGGAGAATACAAGTTTGGTTACACCAATGTATTTATGCAAAGTGCGTTGGGTATTGTAAACAGACGATTGATTTTTGATACGGAACAAACTGTGAATGTATATCCCAGTTTTCAGCAACTGCGGCACCACTCTCTGTATTCCTATATGAACAGGCTGAATGAAACGGGTGAGCACAAACGACGGGTGATAGGCCATAGTATGGAGTTTGATCATATCAAGCCTTATACAAAAGGAGATGATGTGCGGATGCTCAACTGGAAAGCGACTGCCCGTTCCGGTAACCTGATGGTGAATAATTATGTAGAAGAAAAATCACAGCAGGTATATTGTGTTATAGACAAAGGGCGCACCATGAAGATGCCTTTTGAGGGGATGACTTTGCTGGATTATGCTATCAATGCATCGCTGGTGTTCAGTAATGTAGCGTTGAACAAGGGCGACAAAGCGGGGCTGGTGGCTTTTACTGAACAGGCTGTGGAAGTGTTGCCGGCCAGCAATAAAAAAGTACAGCTTAATAAGATTCTGGAGTCGTTGTATGCCCAGGAAACAAAGTGGCAGGAAAGTGATTACGAAGCATTGAGCGTACAGTTGCGCAGTCACTTGTCACAACGTTCGCTGCTGATATTGTTCACCAATTTTGAATCGATGTCGAGCCTGCACCGGCAGTTGCCTTTTCTGCGCCGGCTGGCCAAATACCATCTGGTGCTGGTCGTGTTTTTTGAGAATACGGAATTGAAGAAGGTGACTGAACAGGAAGCGCAGGATGTGGAAGGTATTTACAAACAGACGATTGCCCAGAAGTTTGCCTACGATAAAAAGCTGATCGTGAAAGAGCTGGCCAAATACGGGATCATGTCACTACTGAGCACACCAGAGCAGCTGACGCTGAATGTGGTGAATAAATACCTGGAATTAAAAGCGCGTACGCTGATTTAG
- a CDS encoding deoxynucleoside kinase — MAKQNKIKHIAIAGNIGAGKTTLTEMLCRHYKWHPQYEDVEHNPYLNDFYEDMPRWSFNLQIYFLNGRLKQLLEIQNGKDTVIQDRTIYEDAHIFAPNLYEMGLMTKRDFDNYFNFFQTLKSMVKPPDLLIYLQASVPTLVAQIQKRGREYEENIRLDYLKRLNEYYNNWIEKYDEGPLLVIDIDKNKFPESDEDLGEIISRIDSQLYGLF; from the coding sequence ATGGCAAAACAAAATAAAATCAAACATATCGCGATCGCCGGCAATATCGGCGCTGGTAAAACCACGCTCACCGAAATGCTTTGCCGCCACTATAAATGGCACCCGCAGTATGAAGATGTAGAGCACAATCCCTATCTCAACGATTTTTATGAAGATATGCCCCGCTGGTCTTTTAATCTGCAGATATACTTCCTCAACGGAAGATTAAAACAACTGCTGGAGATCCAGAACGGGAAAGACACTGTGATACAGGACCGTACCATCTATGAGGACGCGCATATCTTTGCACCCAACCTCTACGAAATGGGCCTGATGACCAAACGGGATTTCGATAACTACTTCAACTTCTTCCAAACGCTGAAAAGCATGGTGAAACCGCCGGACCTGCTGATCTATCTGCAGGCTTCCGTACCGACCCTGGTAGCACAGATTCAGAAAAGAGGAAGAGAATATGAAGAGAATATACGGCTCGACTATCTGAAACGCCTGAACGAATATTACAACAACTGGATTGAAAAATATGATGAAGGTCCGTTGCTGGTGATTGATATTGACAAAAATAAATTTCCCGAAAGCGATGAAGACCTGGGTGAAATTATTTCCAGGATTGATTCTCAGCTCTACGGCCTCTTCTGA
- a CDS encoding cob(I)yrinic acid a,c-diamide adenosyltransferase, which yields MSLKIYTKTGDKGKTSLIGGTKVPKSDLRIDAYGTVDELNSYIGLVNDYMADPDTKNLLKEIQDRLFTVGAALACDPDKETKMRIPDLHEADIQLLESSIDKMNDELPPMKHFVLPGGHVAVSTCHIARCVCRRTERLCVGMQEHNMFIEPLVLKYINRLSDYLFVLARWTGHKLGVEEIPWKPRV from the coding sequence ATGTCGCTTAAGATATACACCAAAACAGGCGATAAAGGGAAAACATCCCTTATCGGCGGTACCAAAGTGCCCAAAAGTGACCTCCGCATCGATGCCTATGGCACCGTGGATGAACTTAATTCCTACATCGGCCTGGTCAACGACTACATGGCAGACCCCGACACCAAAAACCTCCTGAAGGAAATACAGGACCGTTTGTTTACCGTCGGCGCTGCACTCGCCTGCGACCCCGATAAGGAAACCAAAATGAGAATACCCGACCTTCATGAGGCAGACATCCAGCTGCTGGAATCCAGCATCGATAAAATGAATGATGAACTGCCGCCCATGAAACACTTTGTACTCCCTGGTGGCCATGTAGCCGTATCTACCTGCCATATCGCCCGCTGCGTATGCCGTCGCACTGAAAGACTCTGTGTAGGTATGCAGGAACACAATATGTTCATCGAACCACTCGTACTCAAATATATCAACCGCCTCAGCGACTACCTCTTTGTACTCGCCCGCTGGACCGGACACAAACTCGGCGTGGAAGAAATTCCCTGGAAACCGAGGGTATAG
- the gatC gene encoding Asp-tRNA(Asn)/Glu-tRNA(Gln) amidotransferase subunit GatC, giving the protein MEVNDALVQQLSDLARLEFNEQERAEIRGDLQRMITFVEKLNELDTTNVEPLLHLTADYNVFREDRVIPSITREEGLQNAPAATPEYFEVPKVIKK; this is encoded by the coding sequence ATGGAAGTGAACGACGCCCTGGTGCAACAGTTATCAGATCTGGCCCGACTTGAATTTAACGAGCAGGAAAGAGCGGAGATCCGTGGGGATCTGCAGCGGATGATCACTTTTGTGGAGAAGTTGAACGAACTGGATACCACCAACGTAGAACCCTTGTTACACCTCACGGCCGACTATAATGTATTCCGGGAAGACAGGGTGATACCTTCCATAACCCGGGAAGAAGGCCTGCAAAACGCACCTGCAGCCACCCCAGAATATTTCGAGGTGCCGAAAGTCATAAAGAAATAA